The genomic segment CTGCGCTGCGTCTTGGAGGGCGTCATAAGCCTCGTCGGCCTTTTTCGCGCGATACTCATTCAACGCAATAAGGCCCTTTTTAGCGGTTTGCACTCCGCGCACGAGCAACATGGGATTCATCGTGGTGGTACACCTTCCTGTCTTAACTTTCTTTAATAGATAGTCCCATCCTAGGTGCAGTGACGGTGCACATGCCACGTTTTTTCTCTACGATGAGGGCTATGACTCAGAAGACCGCAACTGCCACGATGCACACTAATTACGGTGATATCGTTTTGGAACTCTTTGGCAACCACGCACCGGTCACCGTCGACAACTTCGTCGGCTTGGCCCAGGGCACCAAGGACTACCGCGCTAACAATGCCAATGGCACCTCCGAGGGCCCCTTCTACGATGGCGCCATCTTCCACCGTGTGATCGATGGCTTCATGATCCAGGGCGGTGACCCCACCGGTACCGGCCGTGGCGGCCCCGGCTACACCTTCGAAGACGAGTTCCACCCCGAGCTGCAGTTCGATCGCCCCTATCTGCTGGCTATGGCCAATGCAGGCCCCGGCACCAACGGCTCTCAGTTCTTCATCACTGTGGCGCCTACCCCGCACCTGAACAACCACCACACCATCTTCGGTGAGGTCACCGATGAGGACTCCAAGGCCGTGGTGGACAAGATCGCTAAGGTGCCTGCCTCCCGCTTCGATAACCGCCCGCACGATCCGGTGGTTATCGAATCGATCGAGATCCAGTAGCAGAGAACTCACTCGTACACAGCCCGAGGCGGCGGAGTGGCGCAGGTCAGCCATCCGCGGCTCGGGCGTGGAGATGTTCACTCTTTACTTATGACCCATCGCATCACGCGTGCGCGCACGGATGCGATGGGTCTTTTGCGTGTGAAAGAAATAATCCTATGAATTCCTCTACTCTCGCCCGCTGGTACCGCGAGGCGCCGGTCACTGTCATCCTCGTCGCGGTGAACTGTGCGTTCTACCTCATAACAGCCATCGAATCCCGCTCCCTGCAACACAATCTCGAAGGCTCCTCTTTAGGCGAAGCGCTCGTGTTCTTCCCGCCGCACGCGGCCTATATGGGGTTCACGGGCGTGTTCCCCGCAGTGGGGCACGCCTTTTTGCATGTGGGATTCGCCCATCTGCTCATGAACATGTTTCTGCTCTTTCTCATCGGACGCGAGATTGAGAGCTATGTGGGCAGCCGCCTGATGCTAGCCGCCTATATGTGCTCGGTGGTGGGCACCGCCGCGTGCCTAACCTGGGCGGCCCCGCTGGATTCCACTGCAGGCGCTTCAGGGGCGGTGTACGCGCTGATGGTGATCTTCATCGTGCTCTGCCACCGGACAGGCCGTGATGTGCGCGGTCCGGCCGTGCTGCTGGCGGTGAATGTGGTCTACACATTCATTGCAGTCAATGTATCGCTGTGGGGACACATCGGCGGCATCATCATGGGCTGTCTGCTCGCCTGGCCCTTGGTGTATGGCAGCGCGCGGCAACGTACCCCCATTGTGGGTCTTGTGTTGGGGGCCAGCCTGTGTGCTCTGCTTGTAGGCTTCGCCAAGATATCCACAAGCATCTTATGACAGGCTGAAGGATGACAGCGAGGACGCTATCCCCACCGACAGGCGGTTTATACCCAGTCGGTGGGGATAAGTGTTTTGGGCACTAAAGCATGTGGACTGTGCACACCAGCTGTGGACGTTGTGCATAATCTTCAGCGTGTAATTCACCTGTTTTCGAACGCATACGTGTTCGAAGTGATCACGTCTGACCTGTGTTTCGGCAGGTCGTTAGAAAATCATGTCCCTGTGTGCACAGCGTGTTCACGTAGTGCACAAAGTTATGCACAGGCTGTGGACAGCCAGTGAATTACAAGAATGTAACCAGATTCCACAGAGTTGTCCACAGTCTGTGCATAACTCCGCTGGTTTTTACACACACCTTTTATGCACAGCCGAACCTGTGCATAACCCTGTGCAATTGTGCATAACTGGGTGTCCACACGGGGGCAGTCCACAACGCGTGGTGCGTTCTTTCTTGGCCCGAGTACGTCAACGCCTCCCCCTGCTAGGTAGATGGGACGCGCCCTCGGCGCAGCGACTGGCTGCAGCGGCTGGCTGCAGCGGCTTGCTAAGGAAGTCCTGCTGCGCCCCTGAGTAGTTCGTGGGCATGAAAAAACCCGACTCCGGTGGGAGTCGGGTAGGTAGGTGAGCGGGCTGGGGGTAGCTAACGCCAGCCCATCGTCATCAGCAGGCCAATGATGAGCAGGCCGAAGCCAATGGCGAAGTTGATAGGGCCGAGATCGCGCATGAGGGCGATCTGAGGACCAGCCAGATAGTTCACCACCAGCCATGCCAGGCCGAGCAGGATCAGGCCAAACATCAAGATCTTGTACCACAGCGGGGTGCCGGAGGAGTTGATCTTGACGGGGGTGCGGCTAGCCGTCGACGTCGACACCGTGGTCGAGCTCTGCGTAACCTTTGCC from the Corynebacterium ciconiae DSM 44920 genome contains:
- a CDS encoding peptidylprolyl isomerase, which encodes MRAMTQKTATATMHTNYGDIVLELFGNHAPVTVDNFVGLAQGTKDYRANNANGTSEGPFYDGAIFHRVIDGFMIQGGDPTGTGRGGPGYTFEDEFHPELQFDRPYLLAMANAGPGTNGSQFFITVAPTPHLNNHHTIFGEVTDEDSKAVVDKIAKVPASRFDNRPHDPVVIESIEIQ
- a CDS encoding rhomboid family intramembrane serine protease; protein product: MNSSTLARWYREAPVTVILVAVNCAFYLITAIESRSLQHNLEGSSLGEALVFFPPHAAYMGFTGVFPAVGHAFLHVGFAHLLMNMFLLFLIGREIESYVGSRLMLAAYMCSVVGTAACLTWAAPLDSTAGASGAVYALMVIFIVLCHRTGRDVRGPAVLLAVNVVYTFIAVNVSLWGHIGGIIMGCLLAWPLVYGSARQRTPIVGLVLGASLCALLVGFAKISTSIL
- the crgA gene encoding cell division protein CrgA; this encodes MPKAKVTQSSTTVSTSTASRTPVKINSSGTPLWYKILMFGLILLGLAWLVVNYLAGPQIALMRDLGPINFAIGFGLLIIGLLMTMGWR